A genomic stretch from Ureibacillus composti includes:
- a CDS encoding polynucleotide kinase-phosphatase, with the protein MNIVLPLAGIVLLVGPSNSGKSTFLKHLVDQGKLLPSEIVSSDECRVLVGDTEFIDWHRRNKVEADALYDQYQTISAEAFSLMDSLIETRCRLNKLTCIDATHLYPDDRKKYINIAKKHHVPIVSIVLDIDQSELLERDKTRENPRGNKRIKQQVQQFKKEKRFIKKEGYLATYFISETKDIEVIRRTNHPLELDVSNGIDIIGDIHGCFDEMIQLLEKLGYEKNAEQYYVHSMGRKFLSLGDIMSRGPKSLQTMEFFMRHIKEGLAYMIDSNHGWKIARWLDGKKVTLSHGDELVEEEFIQYEAQHGKEATEHFKQELKQLLLKAPSHYVLTKNDVPTLVCTHAGIKDEFIGKESHDISDFCRYGDSDGLDETGRPVRKDWTIHHKTSSTIVWGHDPKPKPLVINNTINIDQGVVFGGELTAFRYPEKEFVSVQAEKDYSDGKHNPLVEFKKKRLNPPNIAKYINGYKVLTDALGEIHIPKEYALASIDTVSHYTVPIEELVYIPPTMSPTPAPSSLEDYLEHPKEAIQYYRSMGIERMVAEKKHMGSRGILLLFKDEEAGHKYVGRKTLGVIYTRTGRRFFDEETEGEILSRMINGLKASDYFTKYETEFVLIDAEIMPWNLKAKELISSQYAHVAENAILDRTLLKNKLESIGDKHADLEKWLEEYDEKLTNAYVFKEVFQKYCWEINEINQIQIAPFHILAHSNETFFHKPHTWHMEMNKEFARMETLFVETEYMVIDDEASEEEVIHWWETITSDGHEGIVIKPETFISTSKGKLVQPAIKVRGRKYLHIIYGMDYLDPENLKRLKQRNIGKKQKLALKEFSLGVEGIQRFVNGESIERVHECVLGTLAMESDPVDPRM; encoded by the coding sequence ATGAATATCGTTCTCCCTTTAGCAGGTATTGTGTTACTTGTGGGGCCTTCCAATAGTGGAAAATCTACTTTTCTGAAACACCTAGTTGATCAAGGCAAATTACTTCCTTCTGAAATCGTCAGTTCAGATGAATGTCGGGTGTTGGTAGGTGACACGGAATTTATCGATTGGCATAGAAGAAATAAAGTTGAAGCAGATGCGCTCTATGATCAATACCAAACAATATCAGCAGAAGCCTTCTCCTTAATGGACTCGTTGATCGAAACGAGATGTCGTCTCAATAAGCTAACATGTATCGACGCAACCCATTTATATCCAGATGACCGAAAAAAATATATTAACATTGCTAAAAAGCATCATGTGCCGATTGTCTCGATTGTATTGGATATTGATCAAAGCGAGTTACTTGAACGTGATAAAACCCGTGAAAATCCAAGAGGAAATAAAAGAATTAAGCAGCAAGTCCAACAATTTAAAAAAGAGAAGCGTTTTATAAAAAAAGAAGGCTACTTAGCCACTTACTTCATCTCAGAAACAAAAGACATTGAAGTAATCAGACGTACGAACCATCCACTTGAACTGGATGTTAGTAATGGCATTGATATTATTGGGGATATCCATGGTTGCTTTGATGAAATGATTCAACTTCTTGAAAAATTAGGATATGAGAAAAATGCCGAGCAATATTACGTTCATTCAATGGGAAGGAAGTTTTTATCCCTTGGAGATATTATGAGCCGTGGACCAAAGTCTCTTCAGACGATGGAGTTTTTCATGCGTCATATAAAAGAAGGACTTGCTTACATGATTGATAGTAATCATGGCTGGAAAATTGCTCGTTGGCTGGACGGCAAGAAAGTAACCTTAAGTCATGGCGATGAGCTTGTTGAAGAAGAATTCATTCAATATGAAGCGCAACATGGTAAAGAAGCTACGGAGCATTTCAAGCAAGAGCTAAAGCAATTGTTGCTGAAAGCTCCATCGCATTATGTGTTGACGAAAAATGATGTGCCAACTTTAGTTTGTACCCATGCTGGCATTAAAGATGAATTTATAGGGAAAGAGTCTCATGACATCAGCGACTTCTGTCGTTATGGCGATTCAGATGGACTTGATGAAACCGGAAGACCTGTAAGGAAAGACTGGACCATTCATCACAAAACAAGCTCAACGATCGTGTGGGGGCATGACCCTAAGCCGAAACCACTTGTGATTAATAATACAATTAATATCGACCAAGGGGTTGTGTTTGGTGGAGAGTTGACAGCCTTCCGCTATCCTGAAAAGGAATTTGTATCGGTTCAAGCTGAAAAGGATTATTCTGATGGGAAACATAATCCTTTAGTTGAGTTTAAGAAGAAAAGGTTAAATCCGCCGAACATTGCAAAATACATCAATGGCTATAAAGTTTTAACAGATGCACTCGGTGAAATTCATATTCCTAAAGAGTATGCCCTTGCTTCAATCGATACCGTGTCACACTATACCGTTCCGATAGAAGAGTTGGTGTACATTCCTCCAACGATGAGCCCAACGCCAGCGCCTTCTTCTTTAGAAGACTATCTTGAACATCCAAAAGAAGCGATTCAATACTATCGAAGTATGGGAATTGAACGGATGGTGGCCGAAAAGAAACATATGGGTAGTAGAGGGATTTTGCTCTTGTTTAAAGATGAGGAAGCAGGTCATAAATACGTAGGTCGAAAAACACTTGGCGTAATTTACACTAGAACAGGCCGAAGATTTTTTGATGAAGAAACAGAGGGTGAAATCCTTTCTAGAATGATCAATGGCTTAAAAGCTAGTGACTATTTCACGAAATATGAAACGGAATTCGTTCTGATTGATGCAGAAATTATGCCGTGGAATTTAAAAGCGAAAGAGCTCATTAGTAGTCAGTATGCACATGTTGCTGAAAATGCCATTTTAGACCGTACCTTGCTGAAGAACAAGCTTGAAAGTATAGGGGACAAGCATGCGGATTTAGAGAAATGGCTTGAAGAATATGATGAAAAACTGACAAATGCCTACGTGTTCAAAGAAGTGTTTCAAAAATACTGTTGGGAAATTAATGAAATCAATCAAATTCAAATTGCGCCTTTCCACATCCTCGCCCACAGCAATGAAACATTTTTCCATAAGCCACATACATGGCATATGGAGATGAATAAAGAATTTGCGCGGATGGAAACTCTCTTTGTGGAAACGGAATATATGGTGATTGATGACGAAGCGAGTGAAGAAGAAGTAATCCACTGGTGGGAGACAATCACTAGTGATGGCCACGAGGGAATTGTCATTAAACCAGAAACATTCATATCAACATCGAAGGGCAAACTGGTACAACCTGCTATAAAGGTGAGAGGTAGAAAATATCTCCATATTATTTATGGCATGGACTATTTGGATCCAGAAAACTTGAAGCGACTAAAGCAACGGAATATTGGCAAGAAACAAAAACTCGCCTTAAAAGAATTTTCCTTAGGAGTTGAGGGAATTCAACGCTTCGTCAATGGCGAATCCATCGAAAGAGTGCATGAATGCGTACTCGGAACCCTAGCGATGGAATCAGATCCCGTTGACCCAAGAATGTAG
- a CDS encoding SRPBCC family protein — protein sequence MATGTHTVEIPVEVQAVWDYVSDLEKWATAVPAYKEHNIVTDKQSIWTFEGSVKGIKKTIQAQVDITEWNEPSNIKFELKGLSDNFTGSGHFTAEEVSGKTTMTCTVEVNAGGISGAILTPIIKWAVPKVASRLTESIARKIAVFS from the coding sequence ATGGCAACAGGAACACATACAGTAGAAATTCCAGTAGAAGTACAAGCTGTGTGGGATTATGTGAGCGATCTAGAAAAATGGGCAACAGCAGTACCAGCCTATAAAGAACATAATATTGTAACGGACAAGCAATCCATTTGGACATTTGAAGGCAGTGTAAAGGGGATTAAGAAAACAATCCAAGCACAAGTTGATATTACAGAATGGAATGAACCTTCAAATATTAAGTTCGAACTAAAAGGGTTATCAGATAATTTTACAGGTAGCGGTCACTTTACTGCTGAAGAAGTGAGTGGGAAAACAACGATGACTTGTACAGTAGAAGTGAATGCAGGCGGAATATCGGGTGCGATCTTAACACCGATTATTAAATGGGCTGTTCCAAAAGTAGCATCTCGTCTAACAGAATCCATTGCACGTAAAATTGCAGTATTCTCATAG
- a CDS encoding DUF2975 domain-containing protein → MNRGSTIFLKIAVFLMGLPVLALCIYMMIYLSHNPANPDYAHILYPIVIGMFVAVIPYFSALYQSFKLLGNIDKNQAFSQMSVDALKKIKYCALIISFVYLIILPFVFMLAQLDDAPGLVIIGMVPIFAALVIAVFAAVLQRLLQEAINIKSENDLTV, encoded by the coding sequence ATGAACCGAGGTTCAACCATCTTTTTAAAAATAGCTGTTTTCCTAATGGGACTTCCAGTTCTTGCTTTGTGTATCTATATGATGATTTATTTAAGTCATAATCCAGCAAATCCTGATTATGCCCATATCCTTTACCCGATTGTAATAGGTATGTTTGTTGCTGTGATTCCATATTTCAGTGCACTGTATCAGTCATTTAAACTTTTGGGTAATATTGATAAAAATCAGGCGTTTTCCCAAATGTCTGTAGATGCACTAAAGAAAATCAAATATTGTGCGTTAATTATTAGTTTTGTGTATTTGATCATATTGCCATTTGTTTTTATGTTAGCACAGCTAGACGATGCACCTGGTTTGGTCATTATCGGCATGGTTCCTATCTTTGCAGCGTTAGTCATTGCAGTCTTTGCGGCTGTACTTCAGCGACTTTTACAAGAAGCCATCAATATTAAATCTGAAAATGATTTAACGGTCTGA
- a CDS encoding helix-turn-helix transcriptional regulator, with amino-acid sequence MTIIINIDVMLAKRKMSVTELSEKVGITMANLSILKNGKAKAVRFSTLEAICKALDCQPGDILEYRSDEE; translated from the coding sequence ATGACGATTATCATTAATATTGATGTAATGCTGGCTAAACGGAAAATGAGCGTAACGGAACTTTCGGAAAAAGTCGGAATTACCATGGCGAACCTGTCGATCTTAAAAAATGGAAAAGCAAAAGCCGTTCGATTTTCAACATTAGAGGCCATTTGCAAAGCTTTAGATTGTCAACCTGGAGATATTTTAGAATATAGAAGCGATGAAGAGTAG
- a CDS encoding YwbE family protein, translating into MNGQNRSNVIPGVEVDIVLKQDQKSGKLTHGVVKDILTKSATHPHGIKVRLTDGQIGRVKEIFSK; encoded by the coding sequence ATGAACGGACAAAATCGAAGTAACGTCATACCTGGGGTTGAAGTTGATATCGTATTAAAACAAGATCAAAAATCGGGCAAACTAACCCACGGCGTTGTAAAAGATATCCTTACAAAATCAGCTACGCATCCCCATGGAATTAAAGTAAGACTAACAGATGGACAAATTGGACGTGTAAAAGAAATTTTTTCGAAATAA
- a CDS encoding nitrite reductase translates to MTSGKRFMKQFSRTSGSFIVILISIILSILTSTDLLSSGNTSLNTSKIDKNIEKLKQFPWFKELYNHEQHHRSFFVSLKVRKYLESTIRVYLLTRNKKKQEEFILLLEKVAELRIKATLKRTQSK, encoded by the coding sequence ATGACTTCAGGTAAAAGGTTTATGAAACAGTTTAGTAGAACATCAGGGTCTTTTATTGTCATATTAATCTCAATAATTCTAAGTATTTTAACAAGTACCGATCTTTTAAGTTCTGGGAATACCAGTTTAAATACGTCAAAGATCGATAAGAATATAGAAAAATTAAAACAATTTCCATGGTTTAAAGAATTATATAATCATGAGCAACATCATCGCTCTTTTTTTGTAAGCCTAAAAGTCAGAAAATATTTAGAAAGTACGATCCGTGTTTATCTACTAACAAGAAATAAGAAAAAACAAGAAGAGTTTATTCTGTTATTAGAAAAAGTAGCTGAACTTCGAATAAAAGCAACATTAAAAAGAACACAATCCAAATAG
- a CDS encoding 3' terminal RNA ribose 2'-O-methyltransferase Hen1 has product MQLSIRATGKDVQVLSYLLAKNPNNLYERSVSGHFVRMFFSKFSEQEVDVTFFVTPDPIELSRNNSEKYDITSYINDREFVVSSIFCTFLRSALGTALNGKPKEEYEPWVYHSFSLEFSFGPLASDLTDVEIAALFQPLGYNVEITYGEADYNMNFKTKSTARFITIKGSTTLQMGLRQLFVLIPVLDNYKHYYIDEREVEKIERYGEGWLDQHPQRDFIIRKALRFQELYSQLEKETEEATNQEPEPKVRLNDLRYEKIIQKINQLQFKESIVDLGSGEGKLSEKLGFIEGVQEILAVEPSQSESIKALKRLEKVESKERFIMPTQMIGSLFYYDERLKNKDIIILCEVIEHIDEHRLPKIMKTILQDYRPKALLLTTPNKEYNAVYEMDTKYRHLDHRFEWTRDEFTQWCEKQNEAQEYELSFDGIGEQNELYGYPTQMCLFSRKGL; this is encoded by the coding sequence ATGCAATTATCGATACGTGCAACAGGAAAAGATGTACAAGTGCTCTCTTATTTACTGGCGAAAAACCCAAATAACCTTTACGAAAGAAGTGTTAGCGGGCATTTCGTCAGAATGTTTTTTAGTAAATTTAGCGAACAAGAAGTTGATGTGACGTTTTTTGTTACACCAGACCCAATTGAACTTTCACGAAATAATTCAGAAAAATACGACATTACTTCCTATATAAATGACCGAGAATTTGTTGTGAGTAGTATCTTCTGTACATTCTTAAGGTCTGCTCTTGGAACAGCACTGAATGGAAAACCAAAAGAGGAATATGAACCCTGGGTATATCACTCATTTTCTTTAGAATTTAGCTTTGGGCCTTTAGCTTCAGACCTTACAGATGTTGAAATTGCCGCATTATTTCAGCCACTAGGATACAACGTGGAGATTACTTACGGTGAAGCTGATTATAATATGAATTTTAAAACTAAGAGTACTGCCCGATTTATTACGATAAAAGGCTCAACCACACTCCAAATGGGGCTGCGACAGCTTTTTGTTTTAATCCCGGTCTTAGATAATTATAAGCATTATTATATTGATGAAAGAGAAGTCGAAAAAATTGAGCGCTATGGTGAGGGGTGGCTGGATCAGCATCCACAACGTGACTTCATCATACGAAAAGCACTTCGATTCCAGGAACTTTATAGCCAATTGGAAAAAGAGACCGAAGAGGCAACGAATCAAGAACCAGAACCGAAAGTGAGACTAAATGATCTCCGATACGAGAAAATCATCCAAAAAATTAACCAACTACAATTTAAAGAAAGCATTGTTGACTTAGGTTCAGGAGAGGGAAAGTTGTCTGAAAAACTAGGTTTCATCGAAGGCGTACAGGAAATTTTAGCTGTAGAACCTTCACAGTCAGAATCCATTAAAGCCCTTAAACGCTTAGAAAAAGTAGAATCGAAAGAGCGTTTCATTATGCCTACACAAATGATTGGATCTCTCTTTTACTATGATGAACGATTAAAAAACAAAGATATCATCATTCTGTGTGAAGTCATCGAACATATTGATGAGCATCGTTTACCAAAAATCATGAAAACCATTTTACAGGATTATCGACCAAAGGCGTTACTGCTAACGACGCCAAACAAAGAATATAATGCTGTTTATGAGATGGATACCAAATACCGACACCTTGATCATCGATTTGAGTGGACGAGAGATGAATTTACCCAGTGGTGTGAAAAGCAAAATGAAGCGCAAGAATATGAATTATCGTTTGATGGTATCGGCGAACAAAACGAACTTTACGGTTATCCGACCCAAATGTGCTTGTTTTCGAGAAAGGGGTTGTAA
- a CDS encoding ABC transporter ATP-binding protein codes for MARMGMFRGEELNVSASSVWRMLLDLLSKIKKYWVIITLTCISIGITALIEFLVPQLIQYTVDQVIPMKEPSMLVKVTAGFVSAALALGIFSFISSYFLSILGQRAVFSIRNDLYIHLIDQDIEYFDRNRTGYLMSRLTNDVNALQKLISSDLLDIVTNIGVFIVVSAYMFAVNWQLTGVLFLTFPFFIFITKFFSKRIRIVYRHVQRSMAEMTNHLQDSLTSVRLMKSFTNEAFETEKFTQNNETNMNANLKASFLSSMFSPLIAFVNSIGFAIVIVMGALFVMKGDMTTGAIFAFVAYLRLVQSPITKVTKFIRELQQAAASYDRIMEVMNTEPSVKDQLNCLHLPEIKGEVQYDNVSFSYDGKTPVLSNINLTLKEGKMTALVGSSGSGKTTLSNLLQRFYDPTEGTIKIDDIPISDVSLQSLRKQIVVVAQDIQLFSGTLKENIAYGYKEANDEEIEAAAKAANAHEFISQFPKGYQTQIGERGVKLSGGQKQRISIARALLKNPNLIVLDEATAALDTESEKLIQESLSTLLHGKTSLVIAHRLSTIRMADQIVVLEKGEIVECGTHDELIAKSGRYRELYEYQFPQPKEKVLNK; via the coding sequence ATGGCAAGAATGGGTATGTTCAGAGGAGAAGAGTTAAATGTTTCGGCATCAAGTGTTTGGAGGATGCTTCTAGACCTGTTAAGTAAAATAAAGAAATATTGGGTGATCATCACCTTAACCTGTATTTCAATTGGAATAACCGCACTGATTGAATTTTTAGTTCCTCAACTGATTCAATATACGGTCGATCAAGTAATCCCAATGAAAGAACCTTCCATGTTAGTGAAAGTAACAGCGGGGTTTGTTAGTGCTGCGTTGGCACTGGGAATCTTTAGTTTCATAAGTAGTTATTTTTTATCAATACTTGGACAACGAGCAGTCTTTTCAATACGAAATGATTTATACATCCATTTAATCGACCAAGATATAGAGTATTTTGATCGTAACCGTACGGGCTACTTAATGTCCCGTTTAACGAATGATGTGAATGCGTTACAAAAATTAATTTCATCTGACTTATTAGACATCGTAACGAATATTGGAGTATTTATCGTAGTCTCAGCTTATATGTTTGCAGTAAACTGGCAGTTAACAGGGGTACTTTTCCTTACTTTTCCTTTTTTTATATTCATCACGAAGTTCTTTAGTAAAAGAATAAGAATCGTGTATCGACATGTACAGCGCTCCATGGCAGAGATGACAAATCATTTACAAGACAGCTTAACAAGTGTTCGTTTAATGAAGAGCTTTACGAATGAAGCTTTTGAAACAGAAAAGTTTACTCAAAATAATGAAACAAATATGAATGCTAATTTAAAAGCTTCTTTCTTAAGTTCAATGTTTTCACCATTAATCGCATTCGTTAACTCCATCGGTTTTGCAATTGTGATCGTGATGGGTGCGTTATTCGTCATGAAAGGCGATATGACGACCGGGGCAATTTTCGCATTTGTAGCCTATTTACGATTAGTACAAAGCCCCATTACAAAAGTGACGAAATTTATAAGAGAATTGCAACAAGCCGCAGCTTCGTACGATCGAATTATGGAAGTAATGAACACAGAGCCTAGCGTTAAAGATCAACTAAATTGTTTGCATCTACCGGAAATTAAAGGTGAAGTGCAGTATGACAATGTAAGTTTTTCATATGACGGAAAAACACCAGTGCTTTCAAATATTAATCTTACCCTTAAAGAAGGGAAAATGACCGCACTTGTTGGCTCCTCTGGTTCAGGGAAAACGACATTATCTAATTTGCTGCAACGTTTTTATGATCCAACAGAAGGTACAATTAAAATTGATGATATTCCAATTTCAGATGTTAGTTTGCAATCGTTAAGAAAGCAAATCGTCGTGGTTGCCCAAGACATTCAATTATTTAGTGGAACATTAAAAGAAAATATTGCATACGGCTACAAAGAAGCTAACGATGAAGAAATTGAAGCAGCGGCTAAAGCGGCAAATGCCCATGAATTTATTAGTCAATTTCCAAAAGGCTATCAAACTCAAATTGGAGAACGCGGGGTAAAGTTATCGGGTGGTCAAAAACAACGAATTTCAATAGCTAGAGCATTGCTGAAAAATCCAAATTTAATTGTATTAGATGAAGCAACTGCCGCCCTCGATACAGAATCTGAGAAACTCATTCAAGAAAGCTTAAGTACACTCTTACATGGAAAAACAAGCTTAGTGATTGCCCATCGATTGTCTACGATTCGTATGGCGGACCAAATTGTCGTGTTAGAGAAAGGGGAAATCGTGGAATGTGGTACACACGATGAGCTAATCGCGAAATCAGGTCGTTACCGGGAACTTTACGAATACCAATTTCCACAACCAAAAGAGAAGGTACTAAATAAGTAA
- a CDS encoding carboxymuconolactone decarboxylase family protein, with amino-acid sequence MSSDLYAIGKLQNLAQLKDLAPEQLKAFHDFNAAVFKDGALSKKEKEIIAVAITHVTQCPYCIDSHTKAAKKAGATLEELVEAVFVTAAIEAGGTVTHSTHVHNAKDKEASDVLYARTNLKNLGQLGKFAPDGFKGYQAFSVAATKAGKLSAKFKEIIAVAVANATQCPYCIDVHTKNADKHGATSEELAEAVMVASALRAGGSYAHMANMIQSFQD; translated from the coding sequence ATGTCTTCTGACTTATATGCAATAGGAAAACTGCAAAATTTAGCTCAATTAAAGGATCTTGCACCAGAACAATTGAAAGCTTTTCATGATTTTAATGCGGCTGTCTTCAAAGACGGTGCCCTCTCGAAAAAGGAAAAAGAAATCATTGCTGTTGCGATTACGCATGTAACCCAATGCCCTTATTGTATTGATTCTCATACAAAAGCTGCAAAAAAGGCAGGAGCTACTTTAGAAGAACTTGTGGAGGCGGTATTTGTAACTGCTGCAATTGAAGCTGGAGGTACAGTTACTCATAGTACGCATGTACATAATGCAAAAGATAAAGAAGCATCAGATGTGCTATATGCTCGTACTAACTTAAAAAACTTAGGTCAACTAGGTAAATTTGCACCAGATGGTTTTAAAGGCTATCAAGCATTTAGTGTGGCAGCCACAAAAGCAGGAAAACTAAGTGCTAAATTTAAAGAAATTATTGCGGTAGCAGTCGCAAATGCAACCCAGTGTCCCTACTGTATTGATGTACATACTAAAAATGCAGATAAACACGGCGCTACAAGTGAAGAACTTGCGGAAGCCGTCATGGTGGCTTCTGCATTACGTGCAGGTGGATCATATGCTCATATGGCGAATATGATCCAAAGTTTTCAAGATTAA
- a CDS encoding PepSY domain-containing protein: MYFGNQHPYYVQNNQRISMQQAQQIALGSVPGQVVHANMDMENGVLIYEVYILSFQNKMYQVEINAKTGRILKVEQENDDDYDFFD, translated from the coding sequence ATGTATTTTGGAAATCAGCATCCGTACTATGTCCAAAATAACCAAAGGATTTCTATGCAACAAGCACAACAAATTGCTCTTGGCAGTGTTCCTGGTCAAGTTGTTCATGCCAATATGGATATGGAGAATGGCGTGTTAATTTATGAAGTTTATATTTTATCTTTTCAAAACAAAATGTACCAAGTAGAAATCAATGCGAAAACTGGCCGTATTTTAAAAGTAGAGCAAGAAAACGATGATGATTATGATTTTTTTGATTAA
- a CDS encoding GGDEF domain-containing protein translates to MLNRKKVSYKGRIISVLVFGCTIFAIREMVKSHFGEVPHMLPVPALIPLIIAWYLGYQYDKSVDLSTRDTLTKIYNRRYVLDRFSKECTYCTKKNIHMAVLVLDVNDFKKINDQFGHETGDQVLVGISKLLEDTFGPKDIIARWGGDEFLVISRFEDEHVLSQKIEQLKHGMKQKQWKIQHHNVSVSIGKAIFPTDGQNLNSLIAKADSNMYEIKMRHKKGCYKAM, encoded by the coding sequence ATGTTGAATCGTAAGAAGGTCAGCTATAAGGGTAGAATCATAAGTGTTCTTGTTTTCGGATGTACGATTTTTGCAATTAGGGAAATGGTCAAATCCCATTTTGGAGAAGTACCTCACATGTTACCAGTACCAGCGCTTATCCCTTTAATAATTGCTTGGTACTTAGGTTACCAATATGATAAATCGGTAGATCTATCAACGAGAGATACGTTAACGAAGATTTATAACAGACGTTACGTATTAGATAGATTTTCTAAAGAATGTACATATTGCACGAAGAAAAATATACATATGGCCGTCTTAGTCTTGGATGTGAATGATTTTAAAAAAATAAACGATCAGTTTGGCCATGAAACCGGTGATCAAGTGCTGGTAGGGATATCAAAACTTTTAGAAGATACTTTTGGTCCAAAAGATATTATCGCTAGATGGGGTGGCGATGAATTCCTGGTAATTTCAAGGTTTGAAGACGAACATGTTTTATCCCAAAAGATAGAACAATTGAAACATGGAATGAAACAAAAACAATGGAAAATACAGCACCATAATGTTTCTGTATCTATTGGAAAAGCCATATTCCCAACGGATGGCCAAAATTTAAACAGCTTAATAGCGAAAGCTGATTCAAATATGTATGAAATTAAAATGCGCCATAAAAAAGGATGCTATAAGGCAATGTAG
- a CDS encoding cytoplasmic protein, translating to MENQFQLAHRFSSLHRKELEKDKICGCFYCGKTFHPATITEWIDDGNTALCPYCGIDAVIGESSGYPITEQFLKGMHMEWF from the coding sequence GTGGAAAATCAATTTCAACTGGCACACCGTTTTAGTAGTCTACATCGTAAGGAATTAGAAAAGGACAAAATCTGTGGTTGCTTTTATTGTGGGAAAACCTTTCATCCTGCTACCATTACTGAGTGGATCGATGATGGAAATACAGCACTTTGTCCATATTGCGGAATTGATGCTGTCATCGGTGAAAGTTCGGGATATCCCATCACTGAACAGTTTCTGAAAGGAATGCATATGGAATGGTTTTAG
- a CDS encoding MBL fold metallo-hydrolase, giving the protein MIQYKNEQITVFESQLYKTTSTVIQTEDCILVVDPNLLPNEVETIRQYVDEIQNGRPIYLLFTHSDWDHIVGYGAFPEAKVIASETFSKRQNKDEIIEQIHVFDDQYYMDRPYPITYPIVDEVITSDGQQLVIGNTKLTFYIAKGHTDNGIFTVVEPLGIWIAGDYLSDLEFPFIYSSSEDYIATLLKTDKILQTHQIKLLIPGHGHVTENENDIIKRKNDGLNYIQQLKTALQTNKDHLHLLDGYQYKRSLKDCHDENVEFLKKEQNQP; this is encoded by the coding sequence TTGATCCAATATAAAAACGAACAGATAACCGTATTTGAAAGCCAATTATACAAAACCACCTCAACCGTGATTCAAACTGAGGATTGCATTCTAGTTGTGGACCCAAACTTGCTCCCAAATGAAGTGGAGACCATTCGCCAGTACGTTGACGAAATCCAAAATGGGCGCCCAATCTACCTCTTATTCACTCACTCGGATTGGGATCACATTGTTGGCTACGGGGCTTTTCCAGAAGCCAAAGTCATTGCAAGCGAGACTTTTTCAAAAAGACAAAATAAAGACGAGATCATTGAACAAATCCATGTCTTTGATGACCAGTATTATATGGATCGACCGTATCCAATCACTTATCCAATTGTCGATGAAGTGATCACTTCAGATGGACAACAGCTAGTGATTGGAAATACAAAGCTTACATTTTACATTGCAAAAGGGCATACCGATAATGGGATTTTTACAGTTGTCGAACCGCTTGGCATTTGGATTGCAGGGGACTATTTATCGGACTTAGAATTTCCATTTATTTATTCAAGTTCTGAAGACTACATAGCAACTTTGCTAAAAACAGATAAAATTTTACAAACCCATCAGATCAAATTACTCATCCCTGGTCACGGTCATGTAACCGAAAATGAAAATGACATCATCAAAAGAAAAAATGATGGCCTAAACTATATCCAACAATTAAAAACTGCGCTTCAAACCAATAAAGATCATCTTCATTTACTTGACGGCTATCAGTATAAAAGAAGTTTAAAAGACTGCCATGATGAAAATGTTGAATTTCTTAAAAAGGAACAAAATCAACCATAA
- a CDS encoding glyoxalase codes for MIKGFGGVFWRTNNLEAVKKWYSDVLKLDINNWNGTMIKPQSGNETIFSFFTEDDSYFPKEQQVMLNFQVHNLDEVMTHLEQIGVPLVKEKEVSEYGKFAWIEDPDGRLVELWEK; via the coding sequence ATGATCAAAGGTTTCGGAGGCGTATTTTGGAGAACGAACAATTTGGAAGCTGTAAAAAAGTGGTACAGTGACGTGTTGAAACTTGATATAAATAATTGGAATGGCACGATGATTAAACCTCAATCTGGAAATGAAACAATTTTTTCATTCTTTACGGAAGATGACAGTTACTTTCCGAAAGAACAACAGGTGATGCTAAATTTCCAAGTACATAATCTAGATGAGGTAATGACGCATCTTGAACAGATTGGTGTACCGCTCGTAAAGGAAAAAGAGGTTAGTGAGTATGGAAAGTTTGCTTGGATTGAAGATCCAGACGGTCGACTAGTAGAGCTTTGGGAGAAGTAA